From Sphingobacteriaceae bacterium:
GATGAGGATGGGCAGAAAGGGGATGGAGATCATCACGTCCACGATGCGCATGAGCAGCTCATCGACCCAGCGACCCAAAAAGCCGCTGACAATGCCCACCAAGGTCCCCACGGTCACCGCGATGATCGCGACCACAAAGCCGATGAGGAGCGAGGTGCGGGTGCCGTAGACGAACTGGGACCACAAATCGCTGCCCAAGTGGTCCGTTCCCAGCAGTCCGTGCAGGCGCCCCGGGATGCGAAACCGGCTCTCGCCCAAGGTCAGCTGGGCCGCGCCCGGGCCATCGCCCGTCGCGGTGAATTCCAGCACAATGCGGTACTCCCCCGGCGCGTTCATGAGCGCCGCAGCCAAGTTGTCCAAGGGGCGGAACCCGAGGCGCATCTTCACCTGCATATCCCGGGAATCGAGGCGCTGGGTGGTCCAGCGCCCCTGGCCCCGCAGAGGCCGCGATTCCCACATGGTAAACTCGCGGCCATCGGCCGTGGCAAAGCGGATGACCAGCCTGCCGCTGGCGTCCCCCTGGCCGGAGAAGACATAGGGAACCTGAATGATGAAGGTGTCCGGCGCGCTGGACCGGTAATCAAAGGCGTATTGCAGCTGCAAACGGGCTTGCCCGGCGCCCGCGGTGCGCACGTGCATGACCGGCTGGCCTTCCCGTTGGCCCCAGTCGATCTCCACATTTTCCTCGGCCACCACTTCCCAATCGTCCAGCAAGAAGGCATCCACCGTCACCGGCTCGTGGCGGTAGCGGGGGAAATAGGCCATCCACGCCGGACGGGCCATGCGGTCGGCCAAGCCCTGGTCCGCCAGGGGGTCGTAAGGCGTCAGCCACGGCGCCGCCACCCCGAGAAACAGGAACACCAAGAAGATGAACAAGCCCAGCATACCCCGGGGCGAACGCCGGTACTCCCGCCAGATTTCCCGCAGGGCCCCCGCGCGGCGCGGCGTCGCGGCCTTGTGGGCGGCGGCCGGCGGCGGCGGACCGGCGGCGGGGGTTCGGGGCGGCAGGGGGTTGCTCACGGCACTCACCTCAGTCGGATGCGGGGATCCACCAGGCCGTACACCAGATCAGCCGCCAAGTTGCACAGGAGCACGGCCAAGGCGATGATGTAAAAGCATCCCTGCACCACCGGGTAGTCCTGCTGGAGGGTGGCGTCCACCAGGTAGCGGCCGACGCCGTACAGGGAGAAAATGGTTTCCGTAATGACCGCGCCGGTAATCAGCCCCGGCAGCGACAAGAACACCAGGGTGACGATGGGCGGCAACACGCTGCGGAACGCGTGGCGGTACAGCACCTCCCGCTGCGTAAGCCCCTTGGCCCGAGCCGTGAGGACGTAGTCTTGCCCTAAGGCACCGACGACGTTGTTGCGGGTGTACAAGTACCAAGATCCGTAGCCGCTCAGCGTCACGGCCGTCACGGGCAAAACCAGGTGGTGGATGCGGTCCAGCACTACCGCCCAAAACCCGGTGGGCGGCGGCACGCTCATGGTCCCGCGGATGGGAAAGACGGGCCAGTAATAGCCAAAGACCAACAGCAGAAGCAGCCCGATAAAGAAGGCCGGCATGGCGTTGAGGAACAGCGAGATGCCCGTGATGGTGGTCTCCAGCCGGGTTCCTTGGCGAGTGGCCATCTGGACGCCCAGGACGATGCCGATGGCCACGTTGAGGACGAAGGACGTCCCCAAGAGCATCAGGGTGTTGGGCAGCCGCGACAGCAGCTCATCCAGCACCGGCTGACGGGTGACAAAGGATCGCCCGAAATCCAAGGTGATCATGCTCTTCAGGTAGAGCCAGTACTGGGTCATGATGGGCTGGTCGAGGCCGTACTGCTCCCGCAACAGCTGCCGGACTTCCGGCGTGAACTCGGGGCTGAGCACCAGCGACACCGGGTCCCCGGGCATGATGCGGAAAATGACGAAGTTCAGGGTGATGATCACGTACAGCGTGATCAGCCCGTAGCCGACCCGGCGCCAGAAGTAAGCGCGCGACATGGCCATCCGACCTTCCCTCCACCTCCGACCACGGCCCGCCGCGAACTTTGGCCGGAGCACCGTCCCAGCGGCACGAAAGGCAGGCCCCCCGCGGGGCCTGCCTCCTCGCGCGTGGACGGGAAACCGGCTGCGGGGCACGCGGCCTTGGTCGACCCCGCGGCCCCGCCCCAGCCGGATACGCAGGCGCTACCGGTCCAGACCGGCCCAGAAGCCGTCGTAGCGCTCCACGCGCACGTACTCGCCGACCACGTACTCCTTGAAAACGAAGGGGCCAGTACCGATCATCTTCGTCAGGCCAGGCACCGTCGGATGGGGCTCCTTCCATGGCTCGAACTCGTCGAACTGCTCCACGTTTTCCCAGATGTGCTTGGCCAGGAAGGCCCGGGTGTTGTAGGTGTGCCAGTAGCTGACGTTGTCAAAGTACACCGCGACAGTGTAGTCGTCGACGACCTCCGCGTGGCTGTAGTTGGTCCACGCAAACTGGTACTTGGGCACCCGCTGCTCCTTGAGGTAGTCCATGGTGAACTTCACGTCGTGGGCCGTGAAGGGCACGCCGTCGTGCCAGGTGATGTCCTTGCGCAAATAATAGGTGACTTTGGTGCCCTCGGTGCCTTCCGGCGTCGTCCAGGTGCCGACCTCCCACCGCTCGGCTTCCCACGGGAAGTCTTCGTTGTTCACCGGCTCCGCGGCGATGAGGCCCGGCCCGTACACAAGGCCGAAGATCCGCGCGTCATACGCCGAACTCCCCACCAGGATGTTGAGGTTGCCAGGCTCCTGCTCCAAGAGCCACCGGACCGTGCCGCCCCGCTCC
This genomic window contains:
- a CDS encoding ABC transporter permease — its product is MSNPLPPRTPAAGPPPPAAAHKAATPRRAGALREIWREYRRSPRGMLGLFIFLVFLFLGVAAPWLTPYDPLADQGLADRMARPAWMAYFPRYRHEPVTVDAFLLDDWEVVAEENVEIDWGQREGQPVMHVRTAGAGQARLQLQYAFDYRSSAPDTFIIQVPYVFSGQGDASGRLVIRFATADGREFTMWESRPLRGQGRWTTQRLDSRDMQVKMRLGFRPLDNLAAALMNAPGEYRIVLEFTATGDGPGAAQLTLGESRFRIPGRLHGLLGTDHLGSDLWSQFVYGTRTSLLIGFVVAIIAVTVGTLVGIVSGFLGRWVDELLMRIVDVMISIPFLPILIVMVGVMGKSLWNLIFLIALFSWMSVARLVRSQTLTLRERSFVEAARAAGARPGYIMVTHILPNVLGLVFASLVLLVPGGIVSEATLSFLGFGDPRVPTWGRMLQNARGFGAFGEMAWWWILPPGLALTVLAMAFVFIGNTLDDILNRRSNER
- a CDS encoding ABC transporter permease, which codes for MAMSRAYFWRRVGYGLITLYVIITLNFVIFRIMPGDPVSLVLSPEFTPEVRQLLREQYGLDQPIMTQYWLYLKSMITLDFGRSFVTRQPVLDELLSRLPNTLMLLGTSFVLNVAIGIVLGVQMATRQGTRLETTITGISLFLNAMPAFFIGLLLLLVFGYYWPVFPIRGTMSVPPPTGFWAVVLDRIHHLVLPVTAVTLSGYGSWYLYTRNNVVGALGQDYVLTARAKGLTQREVLYRHAFRSVLPPIVTLVFLSLPGLITGAVITETIFSLYGVGRYLVDATLQQDYPVVQGCFYIIALAVLLCNLAADLVYGLVDPRIRLR